cacgatccacttttcttctttttttgtgaaaaataacatatgcacaaaaatcaataaatttcaaagcacaaaacCCTGAAaagtctacagcaaagctactagagctaataaatgagtacagcaaagtggcaggatacaagatcaaaacCAAAAAATCAATAGCATTTTGATACACTAgtgataagcaatctgaggagggaatccagaaataaattccatttacagtagcaaccagaatagtaaaatatttaggaataaatttttaactaaggaaaaaaaattttcaaagtgcagcacaacaattaattataaaacagattttagggtttgaaaattccacaattttaggtttttacttctaactgctctaagatactggagactaaaagaaatttaaatttaatgactcagcattcatatttatttcttaaatcctatcttctctgtataactccaccatcacctttgatctttccatccctctctttagaggtgttgggctatggccattctaactttcccatgttggaaaggtctgtcactaatatggggtagggagatggaactatctgatgttctggagagactgggccctctaggtttcaggatttatctggtccagggacccatctggaggtcataggtttctggaaagctaccctggtgcctggaacccttgtggaatcttataaattgcctcatgtgttctttaggattgactggaatggtcctggttgggggttggcaggttatgataggtagcaaggtctacctgaagcttgtgtaagagcagcctccagagcagcctctcgactctatttgaactctctctgccactgatactttattaattacacttcttttcccccttttggtcaggatggaattgttgatcccaccgggccagggagactttcactcgcAGGTGCCACGTCCCACGTAAGGGGAGTGCATGCCTGTTCTTAAAGGAATCTCTGGCAAGGGACCTAGAACCACCCCGAATGGTCTTCATTGGTTCAGGGTCACCTGAGGCTGAGAAAGAGCCGCCTGGGTGAAAGCAGAGCTCTGGCAATGGTAAAAATGGAGACGAGGGATTGGAGAATGCCATGAAACCGGTGCCTACTTCACAGATGGACCAGAAGGGTGAAAGGGCAGGACTGCAaagggtgggctggggtgggggagccagGAGGCCAGTCCTACAAGGGAGAAGACACGACCTGGTATCTGCCCAGGTCAGGGTGAGGCGGAGGGCAGAGGCCTTTCCAGGTGTGTGGCAGGTGCTACCTCCTCCAGGCAGGAGCTGGGGGGCCGCAGTGGGACAGAAGCTTTAGGGCTCCTCTCAGCCTTGAGATGCTGAGACCCTCTGGCtgattgtatttttcaaaagtgGTCACAGATATCTCTCATTCCACAGGTTCTCCTGCTTTGTGACCTCTCACTTCCCCAGTAAGCTCCGGGCCCCAGTGCCCCTCTGCTGCTTGTCCTTCCCGGGGGGAGGAGCTTACCTTAATAAAGTTGTTATGAAAAAGCAACTCCTGGCGGCCTTCCACTTCACCGAACCCGTTTCAAAGGCCGGTCCTGCCCCGGGGGGCGGCGATGCGCCAAGCCGCaccacccccccgcccccgcgcCTTTgccacccccccccgcccccgcgcctttgccaccccccccccccccgcccccgcgccTTTGCCGCCCCCGTGAGCTCCGCCTGCTCGTCACGTCCGACTCTCCCTGTTATTAACGACGCGCGGCCCGGGTTACCTCCAGGCTCCTGGGCTGGCTCGGGCAGGTTGGCGCTCAGTCACGCGTGGGGCCGAGGCAGGAGCAGCAGAGCGAGGCAGACGGCCCAGCCTGGTACCCACAGCGCGGTTTGGCTGCCGCACACCGGCCCCCGCGGTACCATTCGCCCCTCAAAGCAAACAAGGCCTGCCCAGTGCCCGGCTCAGGGCAGGGGCAACAAACGCGCAAAGTAAACAGCACAGGCCCTCGGAGGGGCGGGGCCCGGGAGTGGGAGAAGAGAAGGTGCCGGGGCTCCCGCCCCCACGGCAGGAGAGGGACGCCCCGGAGGCGGACCTGCCGCGGGGGACAAGTGCAGCTCCTGCCCCAGGACCCCCACGGGAGCGGCAGGATCTGCCTGCCGGGGCAAGTCGCTGGGACCCTGAGCCTCCAGGCCTGCAGGCtgcgggggcgggggcagggctggggccccCCCTCGGCAAGCTGGGCCAGTCCACAGGAGGCCAAAGCTACCAGGGGAAACTGAGTCCAGGGCCAGGGGCACCCCTCCCCCTGTGCCGCCCGTCTGCCCTCAGCTCCTCCTGGGGAGCGGTGAGCAGCCGCCCCAAACCCCCGCCTGCCAGGCGCCGCCTCCTCCACGCCGCCCCCCGCCGGGTCTCCGGGCTCTGCCTCCCAGGGCCGCCCAGGGCGCAGCGGCCCCGTCGCGTGTGGCGTGTCATGAGCCTCCGGGCCGCAGGCGGCAGCAGCGCGCGGGACACAGTGGAGCGATGCGGCCGGACACAATGTAGCCAGGGCGGCGGCCGCGGTGAGCAAGGCCCGCGGGGCGGGGGCGCCCGGGCTGGGGGGGGCACGGGGAGGGGGcgcgggggcggggaggggcccgggcggggcggggggctgTGCCGCTCGCGTCCGGGAGCCCTGGGAGCCCCTTTGACCGACGCTGCGCGACCCGCCCAGGCACGATGCCCGGGTGTCCCCagccccggcccggcccggccggGACTCAGCCGctcccccaccacccccatcGGGAGAGCTCAGCACGCCTGGTGCGGGTGGTCTGCACCCCCCCAGGTGACACTGTCTCGGTTTCCAGCGGGCAATGCAGACTGCGCAATGCTGAGGCAATGCCAGGGcgctctgagcctcagcttccttctcTGTGAAAGGGCAGGAGGCTGAGGGTGCCAGGCTGAGCTTGAGGTGTTGCGCCTCAAGGTGGAGGGAGGGACCCATGGGTGGGCAGTCCTTAAGGAGACACAGCCGCTGCCCAGGTGGCAGCATGAACGCTCCGTGGCATGAGACACAGGATGTGGGAAGTCAGCTTGGCCTGAGCTTGATCCTCCAGCCCCCTCCAGGCTTTATTCTGATTTCACATGAATTGCTAAGTCACTGGGACACCCCGTCCCTCCCCCCCCCATCTCTGGGCAGGCCCGAGAAGGCTGTTCTCCAGAGCACCTCTGGGCTCAGCAGAGGCTCCCTCCATCTCTGTCACATAGCCCAGGGTGGCTGCTGCAGCTCCATCCATTACATCTGCATCCCAGCCAGCAGGAAGGGGCAGGGGCTGAGCAGGGTGGCCGCTCCCTTTCAGAACAGTCCCGGAAGCTTGTCACAATCCTCCTAGCGCTCTGAGCCCGGGTGCGATGAGTCCTGCAATCACACCCACCTTCTGGGAGTCTGGGCTGAGCCCCGGGGGCCCACACAGGAGGAGGGGTGAGTGGGGACTGGGACGCTGGGGGTTCTGTGGGCTGTCCTGGCACCTGATGCTCACTGGCCGGTCCCGCAGGTGGGACTTCCTGGTGCAGAGCAGCCCGCATGGGGGCCGGGCTGAGGCCGTGGGACCGGATCCCAGCTGCCCCACGAGCACTGTGCCCGGAGCTGTCTTCTCAGTAAGAAGCCCCTCGCGCTGTGACCAGTGGCACCTCGCTGGGGCCCCTCTGACAGCGGGAAGCCTCACCAACAACTCATTTCAGGATCGGTATCGACTGCCTTTTCACCTCACAGCGAGGCGGGAACTCTCGTCCccattcacagatgaggaaactggggctgaAAGCAGTTCAAGATCATGGCCCAGCTAGTTGGGTGGGAGGCCTGGGGTGCAACCCCCCACTCCATTGCCCATCAAAGCCTTTCTTCCCTGCCTGGTGCCCCCAGATTGCTGACTTGGAGGGAAACAGAAAGCACTTCTGCTGGGTGGGGCCCCCCTTCATTGTGGGTGGCCTGGAGCTGAGACATTGGGGGGTGCAGCCCCGGGGAGTCCTGCCTGTAGCTCCCGGGGCTGAGCTGGATGGCAGCTCACCTTCTGGGGCTCCTCCAGGCCTCTTGGGGTGCAGGTAGGGGGCTGGGCTGTGGAGCATCTGGGAGCTGTGGACTGGAGGGACTCAGGGCACCCCTGTGTTTCCTCTCGTGTGCCCGCCGCTGTGCTGACCACAGACAGCAGAAGTGGGGGCCCCGTGAGAGGTGGGACTCGGACCCCCCCGATCCATGACTCCCACCCGTGTCCCTCCCTTGGAGGGTTCAGCCCCTCCCGTCTCAGCTCATCTCCTTTCCAAATAGCTCCCAGGTCCAGCTGGTCTTTTTGCGGGGACACAGCCCGGCACCCGGAAGTCATGGCCGCTCCCCAGTGGCAGTGGGTCAATGTCATCACTGGGGGTCCTCCCTGAGGGGACTGGGGGGTGCTGGGGATCGAGCCCCACCCAGGAATGTGGAAGAGGCAGGCCCTCCCCCAAATGCCAGGAACTTGGGAAGGGGAGGGTGGGGCGGGCTGAGACTGATCGACCCCCCTGCAGGTGAGATGCTATGGAATATGACGAGAAGCTGACCCGCTTCCGCCAGGCCCACCTTAACCCCTTCAATAAGCAGCATGAGCAGAGAGCTGGGGAGGGCGCCCCGGAGGCTGCTTCTGAAGGTGGGTGCTGGGGCAGGTCGCAGCCGATCGGGCCCCTTACCCCACTGACCTTCCCTGTGTTTAGGGCCCCCCgcctccttcttccttcctgcttaGCCCCCCGGAGAGCaggaggggacaggagggagcaggaggagtcaggtgggggcaggtggtggcaggagggaggcaggagggggcaggtgggggcaggtggtggcaggagggaggcaggtgagggcaggtggtggcaggagggaggcaggagggagcaggaggaggcaggtgggggcaggtgggggcaggagggaggcaggtgggggcaggtggTGGCAGGAGGAAGGCAGGAGGGAGCAGGAGAATGCAGGAGGAGTCAGGTGGGGGCAGGTGGTGGCAGGTGAGAGGCggggggggcaggtgggggtaggcaggggcaggagggaggcaggagggggtaggtgggggcaggcaggggcagAAGGGACCAGACTGACCTGCCGCCCCCGCCCCAGCGGCCCCCCTGGAGCCGGAGCGCTGCCATATGGAGCACGGGACCGACCTGGGCTTGGCAGAGGACCACTTCTCCCGCCCTGTGGTAGGtctggctgggggcgggggggtggggcgCTGCTGTCTCACCTGTCCTGGCTGGGCCAGCCTGAGGTTGCCTTCGGGCCCCTCCCTAAGCTCCAGGCTCTGGGGAGCCAACCTGAGCGCACCCCAGGAGGGAGGTGCCCCTTGCCCTCCGCCCCCCTGCAGCTGCAGGGGCTCCCCTTGGGGCTGGCTGTATTTTGGGGTTCTAAGGCAGCCTTGTTTTGAAGAACAACATGGCTGTAAGATGAAAAGGTTTGAAAACCTTTTTGTTTTAGACAAACCATCTCCAACTTTTGTTTGGGAGAAACATTATGGCAACATTAAAACAAAGAAGAGCTGCCTCAATTCCAAGCCCTAACTCACCTGGCACGCTCGAACCCCTTTAAGCTCGgcccgtgggggtgggggtgggagcggGGGAAGGTCAGAGACCCAGCGCCTGGGTAGACCGCCCTGCTGGAGGCAGCTCCTGGCCCGGCCTCAGCTACCTCACCCCACCGGGCAGGGTCTGCTGCTTGCTTCCGACGTCCAGCAGCTGCGGCAGGCCATCGAGGAGTGCAAGCAGGCCATCCTGGAGCTGCCTGAGCAGTCGGAGAAGCAGAAGGACGCAGTGGTGCGGCTGATCCACCTGCGGCTGAAGCTGCAGGAGCTGAAGGTGGGTGCCGGCCATGGGCCCCTGCGGAGCCAAGGCCAGGGCTGGGACGGGGTCCTTTCCAGGAGCAGGGGAGGCCGTGCCCCATCCTCACGCAGCTCCTCCCTCACTCAGCAAAGGACAGGACCTAACCCCAGCGCACGTAAACCAAAGGACACAGGTTGCTCGGAGGCCCAGGGACCCGTGGGTAACCTCAGGAAAAGGTGTGGCCGCTGCTCTGAGCCTGACCCCCGGGCAGCCTCCTCGGGACAGTGGACCTGCCGCACAGCCCTCCTGTGCAGAGGGTTCTCAGAGCTTCTGTTTCTGGATGAAGCAGAGGGTTCTTTTGCCAAATATGCTCAaaggaccaattcctgagacactggggtttcaaagagagaaaaagtttattactaggcacgtagCAGGAGAGCAGTGGGCCTATCGGCCAAAAACTCTGTCTCCCCGAACCGCAGTGATTCTGATACTTTTACAGAATTAAATGGGCAGGTTTTACGATAATGAGCACTGACGTGAGTAGAGGTGATCTGATTCCTGAGCATGGGCAGACCGATGGCACGCTTAGTCACAGAGGGCACGTAAGGACACGGCGGCCTTCATACGATGATGGGCGTGACTCTTCCTTTCGTAACGAGGTGCAGGTGACCTGTAggctaaagtctaagctactgtgcgtGTCGGGGGGGCCCATTTTGGTCTgagatccagtctcggttatcaaggtaactttggacttggggtgggttagctctgggctgacccaagactctttattaataaacatgagAGGCCGTCTTCAGTGATTAccagactctaaagttgaaacaCTGGTAACTGGGTACAAAGGAAGGTTAGTTacaggtttttacagtcacaggggCACAAAATAAAGGCTCTATGATCATTCATCAGAggtcaaggcagttggattacaatttagagatttcagatatttccctctgcctGATCCAATACAGcaggaagcaaaaaggaacatCTTTGTAATGACTCAGTGATGAGCATCATCCCTTCAATCCTAAGTTGCTGGCCAGACCTAGTCGTGGCATCCAGGGGCGCGGAAGGCGGAGTGATCCCTGCCTGGGCCCCAGCCACCCCAGGAGGCAACTGGAGGGCAGCCGCAGCCCACAAAGGCCCTGGGTCCATGGGTCCTGGTCTGACTGCCACCCTGTCCTGTGCTGGCTGGGGAGTCCTTGGTGATTTAGAGTGAACGGGGTATTCATTATGATATTGGTCAAGGTGCAGCCAAGGTGCAGTGGCTTGAAGGAGACGGACGTGCAGTTTTCTCTGACATGACAACCGGGAGGGCAGCTGGGTCTGGAGGCCAGCGTGAGGCCGCAGGGCCACACGAGGCAGGGAGGGCAAGCAGGCCGCTGCCGTCCGGGGCGCTGAAGGCCGTCTGGGCTCGTGGTGGCCCCAGCCTGCCTGGGGGGGTTGTTAAAGGGAAGGGGGGCATGGCGCTGGGAGACAACTCAGTTGCTTCTGGAAATGCTGTGTCTGTGAGAAATGGGTTAAGGGGATCGTGTCAGGGGGAAGAAGCTGTCCTCGCTCCCCTGTGACCTCTCCTGCTGCCCAGGACCCCAGCGAGGACGAGCCTCACGTCCGCATGGTCCTGGAGCATCGCTTCTACAAGGAGAAGAGCAAGAGCGTCAAGCAGACCTGCGACAGGTGCAGTGCTGTCATCTGGGGCCTCATCCAGACCTGGTACACCTGCACAGGTGGGTCGCCTTGCCTGCTGGCTGGCGCTTGGCCACTCATGTTGGATTAGAATCCAAGACACATGGCGCTGCCTCCAGTGTGGGAGCCCAGCAGCTCCACCCCGTCGTCAGGGCACGGGCAGGCCCTGGTCTGTGAGGAACAACAGCTGCCAGACCAGGCCCCAGCAGGTGAACCTGGGGGATGAGGGGGCATCTGAGGGTGTGTGTGGCCTGGCTTCACCTCCACGTGCAGCAGGGGTGCAGGGTACTGGTCAGGGAAGGGGGCAGCTGCTGAGGCCATGGACTGAAGAAGGGAGGCCAGCCTGGAGGAGGCAGTGAAAGGGTAGTGGGGTGCAGAGACCCAGTGGTGGAGCCGGTCAGGTGGGGGTGTCGGTTCTAGCTGGGGGACTGGAAAAGGCAAACGCAGAAAGAACGGAGTCAGGTTGGCTCGAGGTTTTGAGCCAGAGCAATGGAAGGACGGAGTTGCTGAAAACTGAGATGGGAAGACTTCACAGGCAGGGGGGCAAGTGTGGGAAGGAAGGCCCAGAATTCTGTTTTGGGCTTGTGCCCTCAGGTATTGGGGTGGACAGGGCAGGGCCCCCTGGGTTGCGGGCTGGGCTTGAGCTGGGTGCTGGGGTGTGGGCTCCCGGTGGCCGAAGGTCAGTCTGGACGGCAGGATGCACCCTATTCCTGAGATGTGGGTGGCCGGTTCCCCCTGTCCAGGGTGCTACTATCGATGTCACAGCAAGTGCCTGGGCCTCGTCTCCAAGCCCTGTGTCCGCTCCAAGGTCAGCCACCAGGCCGAGTACGAGCTAAACATCTGTCCCGAGACGGGGCTGGACAGCCAGGACTACCGCTGCGCCGAGTGCCGGGTCCCCATCTCCCTGCGTGAGCACTGGGGGAGGCTGAGCGGGCGAGGAAGGTGCTGGGGCAGGTCGCAGGGGGGCAGTTGCAGGGGGCCCCTGCTCTGGTGGGCCCGGGGTCCCACGGGGGTCAGAGGCTCCTGGGCCGGCTGGACCCCGTACTGTCCCAATGCTCAGTCGTGCCTGTGTCAGGCCTAagtcggggtggggtggggggtggggtgggatgggggaggctggggagggggcggggctgtGACCTGTGGCTCCACCCACGTCCTGCCAGGAGGTGTGCCCAGCGAGGCGCGGCAGTGCGACTACACCGGCAGGTATTTCTGTAGCCACTGCCACTGGAACGACCTGGCCGTCATCCCCGCGCGCGTCATCCACAACTGGGACTTCGAACCGCGCAAGGTGGGGGGCGCGGGGCGCGGCCCTCCCAGGGCAGGGCGGGGCCCTCCTGAGGGTGCCGGGGGTCTCGGTGGTACCCCTGAGCGTTCCCAGGTGTCGCGTGGCAGCCTGCGCTACCTGGCGTTGATGATGCCGCGGCCAGTGCTCCGCCTCCGGGAGGTGAACCCGCTGCTGTTCAGCCACGTGGAGGAGCTGGTGGAGATCCGGGTAGGTGGGGGCAGCGCGTGCCCACGCTCAGGCCTCCTCAGGTGCTGGCCCTCGGGGAATCTCAGACTTCCTGGTAACCACCTTCACAAAAGTAGAGAGCAACAGGCGAGGCCGATCTGAGAGCGTGTTGCTGAACCCGCAGCTAGGAGACAACGTCAGGGTGTGGTCTGCGCAGGAGTGGGGGGTGGCTTTATGGCCCCCCTGGGTGCCGGCCCCTGGTCCAGCTGCTGGGGTGGCGGGCGGCTCAGCCCGCCCAGGCAGAGGGCTCGGGTGAGATGCAATCCCATTTCAGAAGGGACAGAGCAGGTCTTGGGGGTGACGGGGCACTGAGGAGGGGCACTGCAGCTCCATTCAGTCCTTCTGTGGGCCCCCTGCACCCTCGCTCAGGGCCTCCTCCAGGCTGAGCGTGCCCTGCCCCGTGCGTCCACAGAAGCTGCGCCAGGACATCTTGCTCATGAAGCCGTATTTCATCACGTGCAAGGAGGCGATGGAGACGCGGCTCCTCTTGCAGGTCTGTGGCTGGGGTGGAGATGGGAATCCGGGTGGAAGGCGTGAGGACTG
The genomic region above belongs to Tamandua tetradactyla isolate mTamTet1 chromosome 16, mTamTet1.pri, whole genome shotgun sequence and contains:
- the DEF8 gene encoding differentially expressed in FDCP 8 homolog, translated to MEYDEKLTRFRQAHLNPFNKQHEQRAGEGAPEAASEAAPLEPERCHMEHGTDLGLAEDHFSRPVGLLLASDVQQLRQAIEECKQAILELPEQSEKQKDAVVRLIHLRLKLQELKDPSEDEPHVRMVLEHRFYKEKSKSVKQTCDRCSAVIWGLIQTWYTCTGCYYRCHSKCLGLVSKPCVRSKVSHQAEYELNICPETGLDSQDYRCAECRVPISLRGVPSEARQCDYTGRYFCSHCHWNDLAVIPARVIHNWDFEPRKVSRGSLRYLALMMPRPVLRLREVNPLLFSHVEELVEIRKLRQDILLMKPYFITCKEAMETRLLLQLQDRQHFVENDEMYSVQDLVDVHGGRLSCSLAEIHTLFAKHIKLDCERCQAKGFVCELCREGDVLFPFDSHTSVCTDCSAVFHRDCYYDHSTTCPKCARLTLRKQSLFQDPGPDVEA